The proteins below come from a single Candida albicans SC5314 chromosome 7, complete sequence genomic window:
- the BCK1 gene encoding mitogen-activated protein kinase kinase kinase (Ortholog of S. cerevisiae Bck1; MAP kinase kinase kinase of cell integrity pathway; mutant is hypersensitive to caspofungin) translates to MKSQSTDTLQPRISSDSLVYSSSSSSNVYSQPKLPFARSYSSIPEQVHDPGSRQSSKNSNTNFSFSEHDDSIQEFLISPIQSDIFPYSKKPVISPVLESPEAGGDSTIVETSSPSPTKSGTVSLNSNAIGSIIGSYDYSKSSLELEKPKPVEEPVFQKDHARDHARQGSDASTISNGSEQVSKDKRFVRYAMNTQSPLVNASNKWQISNVIKWLDKNQFNNSWKETFRRNEISGNRFLELENFDKESMIWKQFSKFLQLDDDLNSVDRFIELLRKESSHELQTRKSLGGGEISPINVKHENRKSTPIYTKHMSTSSVSSSNSSSSISRPLSYVDSKPKEQLSSPSHHSFFRKHSRSTSNESKDAKKRYSSFDDNRVKSVPKNDKKSNGILSTLRKYGGDKITKNTKQRSSTYFPSLDLPPPLESDPPAYNERKISVDSELSPKSIKSFSDDLSIDPKYLPTQHQELDLRKFHDCEPITILASKDNISFVPIVITELSNAKSHIIKALGLIDIGSITLHLTDFFHKEGEAIPDFLIPKVLKLDGLLKFYVRQELKSPEGTTTTFSTTSSDSKSYIADGNKTYPETPQYLLQAQHDSRVDYWNFKDLTSISEDPSKSLAGAKQNIDSKRNDTKQKPKEFPLKFPFANAPKKGNTVPQLQIDTSGVNNISKPPTSTGSTFQVLRKKGHEIDFDKRRKSPYESKTPKIIANIYSSSVANTKKSPISASTVMALKDDVVVQRPETISRSNSIIAKRAAPPPPGDRRVQIQRQNSILRRKPGLKSTNNVTSGSSEGSKKNISDSTDDNDSEDAFFVKPLKKKENELGNNSDNNSENDEDNDSDDDFFVKPIKKEVADVSAGKVELDDSEEDFFVKPIHKKPSHMNVRPPVEEVYNNLEKYFPYTNLDKPIIDDSPASPSPQRRPTISRTFSSANKSPVAPTSADSKNTNDEQPSLRVRRMKTIRGVANEARRKVLQMKQASPPNTFANITRENSAKLTRSNTKMWGQRVVEVTSQEIEKGFVSKLRNKNGLYQEYAWIKGELIGRGSFGDVYLGLNVTTGEMLAVKQVVCGRNNKEGIEALHKEVETMKDLNHMNIVQYLGYDQQKNIYSLFLEYVAGGSIALCLKSYGKFDETLIRFITKQILLGLEYLHSNNIIHRDLKADNLLLEVDGTCKISDFGISKRSNDIYANNANMSMQGTIFWMAPEVIDSMVEGYSAKIDIWSLGCVVLEMFAGKRPWSNEAAISVIYKTGKEKLAPPIPDDIAHLVSPVAESFINRCFTIDPKDRPTAGELLNDPFVNTLDHDFNFANTKLAEMIRYNSKRLFT, encoded by the coding sequence ATGAAACTGCAAAGCACAGATACTTTACAGCCACGAATATCGTCAGATAGTCTAgtttattcttcttcttcttcatcaaacGTATATCTGCAGCCGAAATTACCATTTGCAAGATCATATTCAAGTATACCTGAACAAGTACATGATCCGGGTTCTAGACAATCCCTGAAAAACAGCAATACCAACTTTAGCTTTTCTGAACACGATGACTCCATCCAAGAATTTCTAATATCGCCAATCCAGTCTGACATTTTCCCTTATTCCAAAAAGCCGGTAATAAGTCCAGTTTTGGAGTCACCTGAAGCTGGTGGAGATTCTACAATAGTGGAGACATCTTCACCTTCACCCACCAAGTCTGGAACAGTTagtttaaattcaaatgcCATTGGGTCAATTATTGGAAGCTATGACTATAGCAAAAGCTCCTTGGAACTTGAAAAGCCAAAGCCTGTAGAGGAGCCTGTTTTCCAAAAAGATCATGCCCGAGATCATGCCCGACAAGGATCAGATGCATCTACTATATCGAATGGGTCAGAACAAGTAAGTAAGGACAAAAGATTTGTGAGATACGCAATGAACACACAATCTCCTTTGGTCAATGCTTCTAATAAATGGCAAATATCTAATGTGATCAAGTGGTTGGATAAGAATCAATTTAACAACTCTTGGAAAGAAACTTTTAGAAGAAATGAGATATCTGGTAATCGGTTTTTAGAATTAGAGaattttgataaagaatcaatgatttggaaacagttttcaaagtttttacaattagatgatgatttgaattcGGTCGATAGGTTTATTGAGTTATTACGGAAAGAGTCCTCACACGAATTACAGACAAGGAAGTCGCTAGGTGGTGGCGAAATATCACCTATCAATGTGAAACACGAAAACAGAAAGTCTACTCCTATATACACCAAGCACATGTCCACATCTTCAGTCTCCTCATCAAACTCATCGTCGTCGATCTCAAGACCTTTATCGTATGTCGATTCCAAACCAAAAGAGCAGTTGTCATCACCTTCACACCATCTGTTTTTCCGTAAACATAGTCGTAGCACATCAAATGAAAGCAAGGATGCCAAAAAGAGATACAGTTCTTTTGATGATAATCGCGTTAAAAGTGTCCCTAAAAATGATAAGAAAAGCAACGGTATTCTAAGCACGTTAAGGAAATATGGTGGTGataaaattacaaaaaatacaaaGCAAAGGAGTTCAACGTATTTCCCGTCTTTAGATTTACCTCCACCTTTAGAATCAGATCCTCCCGCATATAATGAAAGGAAAATCTCTGTCGATAGTGAGTTGTCACCAAAATCTATTAAATCCTTTTCAGACGATTTAAGTATTGATCCAAAATATCTCCCCACTCAACATCAAGAATTGGACTTGCGAAAATTTCACGATTGTGAACCAATAACGATTTTAGCCAGTAAGGATAACATCCTGTTTGTGCCGATTGTTATAACAGAACTTTCAAATGCCAAGTCTCATATCATTAAAGCTCTtggattaattgatatagGATCAATCACACTACATTTAACCGACTTCTTCCACAAAGAAGGTGAAGCTATTCCTGATTTTTTAATACCAAAAGTTTTGAAGCTTGATGGCTTGCTCAAGTTTTACGTTCGACAAGAATTAAAATCTCCTGAGGGAACAACCACTACTTTTTCAACGACATCATCCGACTCAAAATCATATATTGCTGATGGGAATAAAACCTACCCTGAAACACCACAGTACTTGTTACAGGCACAACACGATAGTCGAGTGGACTATTGGAACTTTAAAGATTTAACAAGTATATCAGAAGATCCATCAAAATCTCTAGCTGGGGCTAAACAAAACATTGATTCAAAACGCAACGACACAAAGCAAAAACCAAAGGAATTCCCATTGAAGTTCCCATTTGCTAACGCACCCAAAAAGGGAAATACCGTTCCACAACTTCAGATTGATACGTCTGGTGTCAAcaatatttcaaaaccACCCACACTGACGGGTTCGACATTCCAAGTTCTTCGTAAAAAAGGTCATGagattgattttgataaaagaCGGAAATCACCCTATGAAAGCAAAACTCCAAAAATTATTGCTAAtatttattcttcttcagtgGCAAATACAAAGAAATCACCAATATCTGCATCAACGGTCATGGCATTAAAAGATGATGTAGTGGTTCAGAGGCCGGAGACAATCAGTCGAAGCAATTCAATTATAGCTAAAAGGGCTGCTCCGCCACCACCAGGTGATCGGAGAGTACAAATTCAAAGACAAAACTCGATTCTTAGACGCAAACCTGGATTGAAATCGACCAATAATGTTACTTCCGGAAGTAGTGAAGGAagtaaaaagaatatttcGGATTCTACTGACGACAACGATAGTGAGGATGCATTTTTTGTAAAGccattaaagaaaaaagagaacGAACTTGGTAATAATagtgataataattctgAAAATGATGAGGACAACGACTCTGATGACGATTTTTTTGTCAAGCCCATCAAAAAAGAGGTTGCTGATGTTTCTGCAGGAAAGGTAGAGTTGGATGATTCAGAAGAAGATTTCTTTGTCAAACCAATTCACAAAAAACCATCTCACATGAATGTGAGACCACCTGTTGAGGAAGTTTATAACAATTTGGAAAAGTATTTCCCATACACAAATTTAGACAAGCCTATTATTGATGACTCGCCAGCATCACCATCGCCTCAACGAAGACCTACCATCTCCAGAACTTTTTCAAGTGCCAATAAATCACCAGTAGCTCCCACATCGGCAGATTCCAAAAACACGAACGACGAGCAACCATCCCTCAGAGTACGTCGTATGAAAACCATTAGAGGTGTTGCCAATGAGGCTCGTCGCAAAGTTCTTCAAATGAAACAAGCTTCACCTCCTAATACTTTTGCTAATATTACCCGGGAAAATAGTGCCAAATTGACTAGATCTAATACCAAAATGTGGGGTCAAAGAGTTGTTGAAGTGACATCACAAGAGATAGAAAAGGGATTTGTCAGTAAACTTCGTAATAAAAATGGATTATACCAAGAATATGCATGGATTAAAGGTGAGTTGATTGGAAGAGGCTCCTTTGGGGATGTTTATCTAGGATTAAATGTTACCACTGGTGAAATGCTTGCTGTGAAACAAGTTGTATGTGGACGCAACAACAAGGAAGGCATTGAGGCCTTGCATAAAGAAGTTGAAACCATGAAAGATTTGAATCATATGAATATTGTTCAGTATTTGGGCTATGATCAACAGAAAAACATCTACAGTTTGTTTCTTGAGTATGTGGCAGGTGGGTCCATTGCTTTATGTTTAAAGTCCTACGGGAAATTTGACGAAACTTTAATAAGGTTTATCACAAAACAGATTCTTCTAGGTCTAGAGTATCTACACTCAAATAACATTATTCATCGAGACTTGAAAGCTGATAATCTTTTGTTAGAGGTTGATGGGACTTGTAAAATATCTGATTTTGGTATATCCAAGAGATCAAACGATATCTATGCTAATAATGCGAACATGTCCATGCAGGGTACAATTTTCTGGATGGCACCTGAAGTTATTGATAGTATGGTTGAAGGATACAGTGCTAAGATTGATATTTGGTCCTTGGGTTGTGTCGTGCTCGAAATGTTTGCCGGGAAACGACCTTGGTCAAATGAGGCTGCCATTAGTGTAATTTATAAGACTGGTAAGGAAAAACTTGCTCCACCAATCCCTGACGATATTGCCCATTTGGTATCCCCAGTGGCAGAATCTTTCATTAATCGATGCTTCACTATAGACCCAAAAGATCGTCCCACTGCAGGAGAGTTGCTCAATGACCCGTTTGTTAATACATTAGATcatgattttaattttgcAAACACTAAACTTGCTGAAATGATAAGATATAATAGTAAAAGATTATTTACATga
- a CDS encoding mitochondrial 54S ribosomal protein bL21m (Ortholog(s) have structural constituent of ribosome activity and mitochondrial large ribosomal subunit localization): MFRSVSKTIRLISWVNATRLYSVANASTTTTITTTSSSPLSTLKLSSNGSRDLYAIFRLHNLPYLVTKGDKVYLPYKLKNASVGDVLNLNDVVTLGSPQYTLNMKEGISPELFDLKASVVEITKEPRYQVTRKKQRCRTTKTTQVEPFQTVLMINELKLK, encoded by the coding sequence ATGTTCAGATCGGTGTCAAAGACAATAAGACTCATTAGTTGGGTTAATGCTACCAGGTTATATTCGGTAGCGAATGCatctactactaccactattactactacaaGTTCCTCACCATTGTCAACATTAAAGTTATCATCGAATGGTTCTAGAGATTTGTACGCTATATTCAGATTGCACAATTTGCCATACTTAGTTACTAAAGGGGATAAAGTTTATTTACCAtacaaactaaaaaatGCATCAGTTGGTGATGTgttaaatttaaatgatgTCGTGACTTTGGGATCTCCACAATATACATTGAATATGAAGGAAGGTATATCTCcagaattatttgatttgaagGCCAGTGTTGTTGAAATCACTAAGGAACCAAGATATCAAGTTACTagaaagaaacaaagaTGCAGAACAACTAAAACGACTCAAGTGGAACCATTTCAAACTGTTTTAATGatcaatgaattgaaattgaaataa
- a CDS encoding uncharacterized protein (Ortholog(s) have role in G1/S transition of mitotic cell cycle, TOR signaling, dephosphorylation, regulation of mitotic sister chromatid segregation, tRNA wobble uridine modification), whose translation MSGSFWKFSNGFTSLSNISTLLENYNRDSESGKVEEEGQLEVLKKLLDENDLLQELLSNNPMLMSFLREDKILGMLVNLVILEGAVDEDNPSIKDSKNKIDTKESTSDRKTVEKKSSKSDSKKDKTVDNVKEKGDEKEKGDEKDNEEEDDDEDDDDDDEEKNDEIDEQDLEESAEQKATRRATIAAEILSADVWSLTDAVMASTENLNRLWEILDDKEPLSISLSTYFMKIMEHLLDMKCEDMITYLIENQPNLVEKFVNHLSNPPLMDFLLKLISTDKPDNSTGIIDFLQNQDLITHLVDALDISGGKEEDYEMLLVRQSSTADFLKALITISANSTTDNSTIGPNELTRELVSHEQMKRLCNIMLKGGYALANGVGIIIEIIRKNNSDYDVVPILHIRLENHPPTGRDPIYLGYLLRVFGEKIEEFNKLLIKEDPDCKLRTPFGDIEPLGFERFKICELIAELLHCSNMALLNENRGFDIVKERDELRIKMKEFDPISFKYNETIVLPDDDNNNDNSNNNNNNNTASNANDTIDDFNADDSIDEEEPHANANLTEEQLRSSPVVGDFLKIALFDTQIISNILSMFFRFPWNNFLHNVVFDIVQQVLNGSMEIGFNKFLAIDLFASGDITNKIIEGQKLCADYESSHNGLRLGFMGHLTLIAEEVVKFVQLYPSNTLSDLIDIKVESDVWEEYVNNVLYDTREKYNAILGGGDEDDEDDEEDDENTTFEEGLGEIIEEVKTGLVFEEPQKKKDFLDGDESGSDDDDHFSNYMSQQLTNPSTTPNHEHEDELETSSEDDEDEEEYIDPNDDGRSYKKSNSLYDSKGSLKKPENEDEISDESDSSDEEEKQDTKLTRSASKG comes from the coding sequence atgTCAGGGTCATTTTGGAAATTCAGTAATGGTTTTACATCACTTTCAAACATTTCCACTTTATTGGAAAATTATAATAGAGACCTGGAATCTGGTaaagttgaagaagaaggacAACTTGAGgttttaaagaaattattagatgaaaatgatttgTTACAAGAGTTATTATCAAACAATCCTATGCTAATGAGTTTTTTGCGAGAAGATAAAATATTAGGCATGCTTGTGAATTTAGTAATTCTTGAAGGCGCTGTGGACGAAGATAATCCCTCTATAAAGGattctaaaaataaaattgatacAAAAGAGTCTACTAGTGATAGAAAAACTGTGGAGAAAAAGAGTTCCAAACTGGATTCTAAAAAGGATAAAACGGTAGATAAtgttaaagaaaaaggagatgaaaaagaaaaaggagaTGAAAAAGAcaacgaagaagaagacgatgatgaagacgatgacgacgatgatgaagaaaaaaatgatgaGATTGATGAACAAGACCTTGAGGAGTCAGCAGAACAAAAGGCTACTAGAAGAGCAACTATTGCTGCCGAAATATTAAGTGCTGATGTATGGTCTTTAACAGATGCAGTAATGGCATCAACAGAAAATTTAAATAGACTATGGGAAATCCTTGATGATAAGGAACCACTCAGTATTAGTTTGTCAACATATTTTATGAAAATTATGGAGCATTTGTTGGATATGAAATGTGAAGATATGATAACATACCTTATTGAGAATCAACCCAAtttggttgaaaaatttgtgAATCATCTATCCAACCCACCGTTAATggattttttattaaaattaatttccACAGATAAACCAGACAATTCTACTGGGATAATAGACTTTTTACAGAACCAAGATTTGATCACACATTTGGTTGATGCATTAGATATTTCAGGTGGTAAGGAAGAAGATTACGAAATGCTTTTAGTGAGACAAAGTTCTACAGCAGATTTTTTAAAGGCATTAATAACCATTTCCGCCAATTCAACGACAGATAATTCTACCATTGGTCCTAATGAATTGACTAGAGAATTAGTTTCACATGAGCAAATGAAACGTTTATGTAATATTATGTTAAAAGGAGGGTATGCATTAGCTAACGGTGTTGGCATAATAATAGAAATCATTAGAAAGAATAATTCCGATTATGACGTTGTACCAATTTTACACATACGATTAGAAAATCATCCACCAACAGGTAGAGATCCAATCTATTTGGGATATTTGTTACGAGTATTTGGAGAAAAAATAGAggaattcaataaattattaatcaaagaAGACCCTGATTGCAAGTTAAGAACACCGTTTGGTGATATTGAACCTTTAGGGTTTGAAAGATTCAAAATATGCGAATTGATTGCCGAATTATTGCATTGTTCAAATATGGCGTTACTAAATGAAAATAGAggatttgatattgttaaaGAAAGAGATGAATTgagaataaaaatgaaagagTTTGATCCTATTAGTTTCAAATataatgaaacaattgTTCTACCAGAcgatgataataataatgataatagcaataacaacaacaacaacaacactgCAAGTAATGCCAATGACACTATTGACGATTTTAATGCTGATGACAGTATCGATGAAGAAGAACCTCACGCAAATGCCAATTTGACAGAAGAACAACTTAGGAGTAGTCctgttgttggtgatttcttgaaaatTGCTTTGTTTGATACTCAAATTATATCTAACATCTTGTCCATGTTTTTCCGTTTTCCCTGGAATAATTTTTTGCATAATGTAGTCTTTGATATTGTACAACAAGTTTTGAATGGATCGATGGAAATTGGTTTCAACAAGTTTTTGgctattgatttattcGCTCTGGGGGATATAACGaacaaaatcattgaaGGTCAAAAGTTGTGTGCTGATTATGAATCCAGTCATAATGGATTGAGATTGGGATTTATGGGTCATTTGACATTGATTGCTGAAGAAGTGGtgaaatttgttcaattataTCCATCAAATACTTTGAGTGACTTAATTGATATCAAAGTCGAGAGCGATGTATGGGAAGAATATGTTAATAATGTATTGTATGACACAagagaaaaatataatgcCATTTTAGGGGGtggtgatgaagatgatgaagacgatgaagaagatgatgaaaacACCACTTTTGAAGAAGGTCTTGGGGAAATAATAGAAGAAGTGAAAACAGGTTTAGTATTTGAAGAACCacagaagaaaaaagacTTTTTAGATGGCGATGAATCAGGATCTGACGATGACGACCATTTCTCCAATTATATGTCACAGCAATTGACTAACCCATCAACTACTCCAAACCATGAACACGAAGATGAACTTGAGACATCGAGTGaggatgatgaagatgaagaagagtATATAGATCCTAATGATGATGGAAGGTCAtacaagaaatcaaattctttgTACGATTCAAAAGGTTCATTGAAGAAACCTGAAAATGAAGACGAAATAAGTGACGAATCAGATAGCTCAGACGAAGAGGAAAAACAAGACACAAAGCTTACAAGATCAGCAAGTAAAGGTTAG
- the DUG3 gene encoding glutamine amidotransferase subunit (Putative glutamine amidotransferase (GATase II); role in glutathione catabolism), giving the protein MCRFMIYKGREEMVLSDLLTKPAHSIINQSFDSRLRLDMRNPVNGDGFGVGYYSENRHPCIFKAITPAWNNVNLNNLAECTESSLVFAHVRASTQGVLAETNCHPFSYGKIMFMHNGGVSAFNLIKKKLINHLEDKFFLHIQGSTDSECCFALFVDTLYKMGYDPEDLSVKFSHSILRKALLTTIDLIKTWQCQVTNEPSLLNFAATDGESIVVSRYITSKTDEAASLHFSTGSKFFEYQPGLFKMERLNRSQDVIFVSSEPLTFERGDWLCVPTNTILTITNRNTVLMHPIEDEFYDGEVQRSSGLAMSKGLIGGVPMKDVEVDSTLAEVPPLDREGRVAVNV; this is encoded by the coding sequence ATGTGTCGTTTTATGATATATAAAGGTAGAGAAGAAATGGTTCTTTCTGATTTACTCACAAAACCAGCTCACTCCATAATCAACCAGTCATTTGATTCGAGATTACGATTAGATATGCGAAATCCCGTTAATGGTGATGGATTTGGTGTTGGATATTATTCAGAAAACCGTCATCCTTGTATATTTAAAGCCATAACTCCAGCATGGAACAATgtcaatttgaataatttagCCGAATGTACTGAATCTAGTCTTGTATTTGCTCATGTAAGAGCATCTACGCAAGGTGTATTAGCAGAAACTAATTGTCACCCCTTTTCATATGGGAAAATCATGTTTATGCATAATGGAGGTGTATCAgcttttaatttaattaaaaagaaattgatcaatCATTTAgaagataaatttttccTACATATTCAAGGATCAACCGATTCAGAATGTTGTTTTGcattatttgttgatacATTATATAAAATGGGTTATGATCCAGAAGATTTATCAGTTAAATTTTCCCATTCAATTCTTCGTAAGGCATTATTGACAACGATAGATTTGATTAAAACGTGGCAATGTCAAGTCACCAATGAACCTTCCTTGTTGAATTTTGCAGCAACTGATGGGGAATCGATTGTTGTAAGTAGATATATTACTTCCAAAACTGATGAAGCGGCATCTTTGCATTTCAGTACGGGATcgaaattttttgaatatcaACCGGGATTATTTAAGATGGAAAGATTAAATCGATCTCAAGATGTTATATTTGTTTCTAGTGAACCATTAACATTTGAACGCGGTGATTGGTTATGTGTGCCCACTAACACAATTTTGACAATAACTAATAGAAACACGGTGTTGATGCACCCTATAGAAGATGAATTTTATGATGGTGAAGTTCAAAGATCCTCGGGATTGGCCATGAGTAAAGGTCTTATTGGTGGCGTTCCTATGAAAGatgttgaagttgattcAACTCTTGCTGAAGTACCTCCCTTGGATAGAGAAGGTAGAGTCGCCGTCAATGTATAA
- a CDS encoding uncharacterized protein (Protein with similarity to a human gene associated with colon cancer and to orf19.5158; regulated by Gcn4, Cyr1; induced by amino acid starvation; macrophage-induced protein, macrophage-repressed; Spider biofilm induced) gives MSLFRSLQNSPSTISIFHNSSIPLSNKLYDILEKAYDTQPEKPKHEFQIDLMKNKMPTYDQYKLIVDKYLKGSTSKTILHNCFPFLHDSKTELYNSKGNVVTVKGVEWANKTFSPAEYQMIYDTFNKLQESSDQSINTIASNVFQAPLVVDWDNDVIAGDEETLKAILSKYN, from the coding sequence ATGTCTCTTTTCAGAAGCTTACAAAACTCGCCATCAACTATTTCAATCTTTCACAACTCATCTATCCCCCtttctaataaattatatgatATTTTAGAAAAAGCCTACGATACTCAACCTGAAAAACCTAAACATGagtttcaaattgatttgatgaaaaataagATGCCAACTTATGATCAATATAAgttgattgttgataagTATTTGAAAGGTAGTACTTCTAAAACTATCTTGCACAATTGCTTCCCATTCTTACATGACAGCAAAACCGAACTTTACAACAGTAAGGGTAATGTTGTCACTGTCAAAGGTGTTGAATGGGCAAACAAGACTTTCTCTCCGGCAGAGtatcaaatgatttatGATAcgtttaataaattacaagaatCTAGTGATCAGTCGATAAATACCATTGCTTCCAATGTCTTCCAAGCTCCATTGGTGGTTGATTGGGATAATGATGTAATTGCCGGAGATGAAGAAACATTGAAAGCCATTTTgtcaaaatataattaa
- a CDS encoding uncharacterized protein (Protein with a protein tyrosine phosphatase-like protein domain; putative membrane-spanning regions; rat catheter biofilm induced) yields the protein MKGYLILYNSVSAILWGYILFQCFRDWNIGYYEVEEIPHKFMVYTQIFNSSIEIFHSMIGLVPTPIPTLLLQSFARLIIMVGICVVIPESLANYDITVFSGLTLAWSITEVIRYGFYVIKMFGIATPYWLVWLRYSAFLVLYPLGLVCESTTVFNSYDYVKTKIPAYYYFLKYAIVLYIPGFLYLYTYMIGQRTKVLKKIKAE from the coding sequence ATGAAGGGGTACCTTATCTTGTATAATAGTGTGTCAGCAATCCTCTGGGgatatattttatttcagTGTTTCCGCGATTGGAATATTGGTTATtatgaagttgaagaaatcCCTCATAAGTTCATGGTTTACACccaaatattcaattcttcaattgagaTTTTCCATTCTATGATTGGCTTAGTACCTACCCCAATCCCAACATTATTGTTACAATCATTCGCTAGATTGATTATCATGGTTGGTATTTGTGTCGTCATACCCGAAAGTTTAGCCAATTATGATATAACGGTATTTTCAGGATTAACATTAGCATGGTCAATAACGGAGGTTATTCGATACGGGTTTTACGTTATCAAAATGTTCGGTATTGCTACACCATATTGGTTGGTATGGTTAAGGTACAGTGCTTTCTTGGTATTATATCCACTTGGCTTAGTATGTGAAAGTACCACCGTTTTCAATTCTTACGATTATGTAAAGACTAAAATACCTGCTTACTACTACTTCTTAAAATATGCAATTGTATTGTATATCCCTGGATTCTTGTACCTTTACACTTATATGATTGGCCAACGAACTAAagtgttgaaaaaaattaaagcggagtga
- a CDS encoding enoyl-CoA hydratase (Protein similar to S. cerevisiae Phs1p, which is required for growth; has six putative membrane-spanning regions) codes for MSQPNKWLIAYNSISASLWSIVLFNTVFLSLTLGQPYVFEKTNKTTTAIQTLAVVEIVNSLLGLVKSPLFTTVTQVFSRLLIVWGIHQYLPDSPANYHWCYITLCLSWSITEIIRYSYYASNLTGQVPFWLTWLRYTTFYVLYPTGVFSEVCSVILSLNEAGFYYGWILKIILVVYIPGFYMLYTYMIKQRKKVLNKKNQ; via the coding sequence ATGTCACAACCAAATAAGTGGTTAATTGCTTATAATTCTATTTCTGCATCATTATGGTCTATCGTTTTATTTAACACAGTTTTCTTGTCACTTACACTCGGTCAACCATATGTGTTTGaaaaaaccaacaaaacCACTACTGCTATACAAACTTTGGCTGTGGTTGAGATTgtcaattcattattagGATTGGTAAAGTCTCCATTGTTCACTACTGTCACCCAAGTGTTTTCCCgtttattaattgtttgGGGGATTCACCAGTATTTGCCAGATTCTCCTGCAAATTACCATTGGTGCTACATCACTTTATGTTTAAGTTGGTCCATCACTGAAATTATAAGGTATTCATACTATGCCAGTAACTTAACTGGTCAAGTCCCATTCTGGTTGACTTGGTTAAGATACACAACATTTTATGTCTTATACCCAACGGGTGTTTTCTCAGAAGTATGTCTGGTTATTTTATCATTGAATGAAGCAGGATTCTATTACGGTTggattttaaaaataattttggttGTCTATATACCTGGTTTTTACATGCTTTACACTTATATGAttaaacaaagaaagaaagtattaaacaaaaagaacCAGTAA